From Clostridiaceae bacterium:
AAACTTGCAATAAGCCTTTTTATAATTTCCTTCGCGGACTAATGTCATTCCTTCGTTTATAAGCTTGGCAGTTGTTTTTTTTCTGTTTACTCTTCTTTTACCTTCTCCATAAACATCCAAATAATAAAGCACTTCATAGCTTTCATTGGCAAATTCACCAAAGCTGTCAGATTCAATATATTTCTCAAAATATTCCCTGGCCTTGTTAAAATCACCTGAATCAAAATAATTACAGGCTATCCCGAAATAACATTCTGCAATGGTGGGATCAATGTTTTTTATTATATTTAAAAGTATATTGTTTGATTCCTTAATATTTTTTAGTTCAGCATAAACGCATGCAAGATTAAACAGATAGTCTGCATTATAAGGCTCTTTCTCAACTGCTTTTGCAAGAAAATTCAGTGCTTGTAAAGGCTTGTTTTTGCTAATATAACGCAAGCCTGCCCTGAAGAAAAATCCCGGATTACTTCTATATTCATCTATATTCTTTATTTTTTCTGTACTTAAATATGTCACTGCTTAATTTATACCTCCTACCTCCTACCTTCTACTCCTTAACTCGTCAAAAATTTCTTCAAGGGTAAGACCTCTCTCTACTATTAGTACCATCAAGTGATATATTAGGTCGGCTATCTCATATCGAATTTCTTCTTTTGAATTATTCTTTGCTGCAATAATTACTTCAGAGGTTTCTTCTCCAACCTTTTTGAGAATTTTGTCTATACCTTTTTCGAGTAGATAATTGGTATATGATCCTGGTTTAATATTTACCACTCTATCAGCAATAATATCATATAATTCCTTAAGAATTATGGATTTATTTTTATAAACTTCAAAAGCATCAAAATCATGAGGTTTTTTTTCGACAAAACTTCCGTCTTTCAAATTACGGTAAAAGCATGAATAATTGCCTGTATGGCAGGCTCCTCCCTTTTGCTCTACCTTTATAAGAAGTGCGTCTCCGTCGCAATCTATGCTTATTGACTTAATATATTGAAAATGGCCTGAAGTTTCTCCTTTTAGCCATAACTTATTCCTGCTTCTACTCCAATAATGAGCCATACCAGTTTCAATTGACTTATCAAGAGCCTCCTTGTTCATGTAGGCAACCATTAGCACTTCACTGGTTTGGAAATCCTGCACAACAACAGGAATAAGACCGTCATTACCAAATTTTAATTCTTTAACAATATTATTAATATTATTCATTATTTACCCACCATATTCTTAGAACTTGTTAACTATTCTAAAACTAGTCAATTACTTTATGTGTGATTATGCAACATTATTTTACCATATTTTATAAGTATTTTCTATAATTTACTTATTTTTTCAAAATATTGCATTTTCTTTTTAGTTTTATTTTATTTATTCTACATTAAATTATAACTTAATGGTAGATTATTTTCCGATTGTAAAAAAATTTTCTTATCCTCATACTTTTCAAAAATTCCGGAAATAGGTATATCCGCTCTATTTTAACGGATAATCATCCTTAATATTTTATTTAAATTCCGTCTTTATTTCTTTTGAGTATTTCCCTAAGATCAACCGCTCCTGTATATAAAGCCTTCCCAATAATAACGCCGTCTACTCCTGTCTTTTTAAGATCATCAACATCCTTCGGGCTTCCTACTCCTCCTGATGCAATAACTTCAATATCCAGCTCCTTTGCCATCTCTTCCATAGCTTTCAGATTAGGTCCCTTAAGCATTCCATCCCGGGAAATATCGGTGTATATTATGGTTTTAACTCCTATATCTTGCATCTTTTTTGCAAAGTCTACAGAATTTAACTGACTGGTTTTTTCCCATCCCTCTATTGCAACTTTGCCATCCCTGGCATCAATTCCGATTGCGACTCTGGAGCCGTATAAGTTTACCGCTTCTTCAACAAGCTTTCTGTTACTTACTGCTGCAGTTCCCAGAATAACTCTTCGTACTCCTATATTCAATACTTTCTGTATAGTTTCCATTGTCCGGATTCCACCTCCTGTTTGAAGTGGAATTTGGAGTTTATATGCCATTTCTCTAATAATCTCAAGATTTTTAATCTCACCAGTCCGCGCTCCATCAAGGTCAACAACATGCAGATACTCCGCCCCCATTTTTTCCCATTTAAGGGCTATATCTACCGGATTATCTGAATATACTGTCGCATCATCAAATCTGCCTTGTATAAGTCTTACACATTTTCCATCCTTTATATCAATTGCCGGATAAATAACCATATTTATACTTCTCCTGTTCATCAATTTTCTGTGTAAATTTTTTATTATAAATTTTTATGTAAATTATATGCATAATTTTTCTGTATAATCTTCTGTATAATCTTCTGTTTAATCTTCTGTCTAATTCTTTTGTCATACAACTTGTTATACAACCTAAAAAATGCAACCAAATAAATATTCGTTTATAGGAAAACTTTTCAAGCTCTACTCGTTTAACCAAGCAACAGGGAGCCTCTCCCTTATATAAGCTGGAGCTGAATTGATACAAATTATAAATAACATAATTATTCAGTGGTGAACTGCAAGGCTCCCACTGAATCTTCGAGCGAAGGGAGTTTACTTTATATTTTTTATATTTATATTAAAGAATTCCTTTTGTAGACATGACGCCCTGTATTCTCTGGTCAAACTGAGTAGCCTCATCTAAAGCTCTGCCGAAAGCTTTAAATAACCCTTCAATAATGTGGTGAGAGTTACTTCCATATAACCCTTTTATATGTAAGGTAATGCCGCCATTAAAAGCAACTGCCCTGAAAAATTCTTCAACCAGTTCAGTTTCCATATCTCCTATTTTTTCAATTACATGGGGAATATCAAAAACTAAAAAGGGCCTGTCACTTAAATCAAGTACTACTAAAGCCAGTGATTCATCCATTGGAACATAGGCTGTTCCATATCTTTTAATAGATTCCTTATTTCCCAGAGCTTTTTTTATGGCCTGGCCAAGCACAATTCCAATATCTTCTACAGTATGATGGCTGTCAACTTCCAGATCCCCTTCTGCTCTTACTTCGAGATCAAAAAAACCATGCCTGGCAAACAGGGATAGCATGTGGTCTAAAAAACCTATCCCTGTTTTAATACTGCTATTACCAATGCCATCTATATTAATTCTCAAAGATATATTAGTCTCATTTGTTTTCCTTGTAATTTCCACTTTTCTCTCCATATATATCTCTCCTGTTTTTATAGCTTTTAAATAATCTATTTATATACTCTATTAATAAGTTTTTATAAACTGATAAGCTTTTTATCACCAGTTGGCATAACAGATTTGACTCTTTTCTACGCAATCTTACATTTTATGTTTCTTTTTCTTAAATATCTAGCTTATTTATTTTATATACTATAAGTCTTTTTTTAGAGTCTTATATGAGTTAAAATGCCTCAATATGGTTAACATGCTGTAATACCTGTAATAGCTGTTATACTCTTATATAGCTGTTATATTCTTAAATAACTGTGATATTCTTAACTTCTTCTAGGAAACAGTCCATTTGTTCATCAGTGCCGATGGTAACTCTCAAATAATTGTCTATTCTAGGTTTGTTAAAATATCTTACAAGGATTCCCCTTTCCTTCAATTTGTTGAAAATATCCACTGCAGGTATAACAGGATGGCTTATGAATACAAAATTTGCCTTGGAATCAACAACATTAAATCCTAATTCTTTCAATTTTACTATTATTCTTTCACGGGTATTAATGATTTTTCTACTGGTGCTTTTAAAATATTCATAATCTTTTATAGCTTCCATAGCACCTGCCATGGCAATTCTGTCAATGGTATATGAATTAATCGAATTTTTTATCCTGCTCAGCCCCTGTATTAATTCCTCATTTCCTAAAGCAAATCCTATTCTTAAGCCCGCAAGAGAATGGGACTTGGAGAAAGTCCTGATTATTAGAAGATTAGGATAGTTTTTTATTAATTCCACAGTTGATTCAGCTCCAAAATCAACATATGCCTCATCAATGATTACAACTACATTTTTATTATAGTCCAGTATTTTCTTTATGGACTCTATGGAAATATCTTTTCCTGTAGGCGCATTAGGATTAGGGAAAATAATGCCTCCATTCTCCCTGAAGAAAAGCTCAACAGGAATAGAAAATTCCTCATCCAGCCTGACGGTTTCATATTTTATATTAAACAAATCTGCATAAACTGGATAAAAGGTATATGTAACATCCGGAAATAGTATAGGCCTGTCCGGATTAAAAAATGCCAAAAAGGAGAAAGCTAGTAATTCATCTGATCCGTTTCCGGCATAAACATTTTCTATATTCAGGTTAAAATAACTGGCAATTACTTCTCTAAGCTCATAACACTCAGGATCAGGATACAGCCTTATATCACTGTTAGCAGCATCTTTCATTGCCTGAATAACCCGTTCGGAAGGCGGATAGGGATTTTCATTGGTATTCAGCTTTATATATTTTCTGTCTTTTGGCTGTTCTCCAGGAATGTACGGATTTATATTTTTTACAACATTGCTCCAGTAAATACTCAAAAATTCCCCTCCTCTCCAATCTCTTCAAATCTTACCCTAATAGCATTTGCATGGGCATCAAGTTTTTCAGCTTCAGCAAACCTTATCACATCATCCTTAACGGATTTTAAGGCATCTCTGCTATATGAGATAATACTTGATTTCTTCATAAAATCTTCCAGGCTTAAAGGAGAGAAAAACCTGGCTGTACCACCGGTAGGCAGGACATGGTTTGGTCCTGCAAAGTAGTCTCCCAGAGGTTCTGAGGAATATTCACCCAGGAAAATAGCTCCGGCATTTTCAATAGAACCTAATAGCTCAAATGGATTTTTCACGCATAATTCCAGATGTTCCGGAGCAGCCCTGTTAACTATATCCACTGCCTGCTCGATAGTCTGAACAATAACAATTGCTCCGTAAGTTTCCAGAGATTTTTTAATAATGTCTTTTCTGCTAAGATATCCGTACTGCCTCTCTATTTCTTTTTGCACTTCTTCTGCAAGTTTTTCAGAGGTAGTAACAAGTATGGATGCCGCAAGTACATCATGCTCCGCCTGGGATAAAAGGTCAGCAGCAATATAGCATGGATTGGCCAGAGCATCTGCTATTATCATGATTTCACTTGGCCCTGCAAACATATCAATGTCACAGTAGCCATAGACCATTTTCTTTGCTGTTGCCACATATATATTTCCGGGTCCAACAATTTTATCTACTTTGGATACGGTTTCTGTCCCGAAAGCCATGGCAGCAATTGCCTGAGCTCCTCCAATCCTGTATATTTCATCAACACCCGCCTCTGATGCTGCAACAAGCATAGCAGGATTTATTACTCCTCCTTTACCCGGAGGTGTAGTCATAACTATTTTTTTGACACCTGCTGTCTTTGCAGGTATTACATTCATCAGGACTGATGAAATAAGTGCCGCAGTTCCCCCCGGAACATATACCCCGACATTTTTTAGAGGCCTGAACATTTGTCCCAATAAGATCCCTTTTGCCTCTGTTGAAAACCAGGAGTTTTGTTTCTGTTTCATATGAAAGTTTTCAATATTTTTTTTAGCTTTTTTAATAACCTCTACAAGTTTTTTATCAGTATTTTTATATGCTTCTTGTATTTCATTGTCTGCAACTCGTATTCTTTCAGGAGGTAAATCCAAGTTATCAAATTTTCTGGTGTATTCTAAAATAGCCTGGTCCCCATTTTCCTTTACGTTATTTATTATACTTTCAACCCTTGACAGAACCTCTTTGTCTTCAAGCTGACTCCTGGAAACAAGCATTTCAAGCAATTCAGCTTCTTTTATTGCATCAATTATTTTTATCATAATTCAAACCGCCTTTTTCTAATTGTGCTCTTAAATTATCCACAATTTTACTTATTCTTTCATATTCCATTTTCATACTTACTCTGTTTACCACAAGTCTGGCACTTACCTCGGCAATAGTATCCAACACAACGAGCCCATTTTCTTTTAATGTACGCCCGCTTTCCACCACATCTACAATTACTTCTGAAAGTCCTACCAGAGGAGCTAATTCTACTGAGCCGTTCAGTTTTATGACCTCAATACTTTCTTTCCTTTTATTTTGAAAATATTCTCTTGCAATTCTGGGATATTTTGTAGCAACTCTTTTGTTATTCAGCTGGTCCAGCTTACCTACCAAATTCGGTGATCCTGCCAGCACAACCTTACAAGCCCCGAAATTCAGATTCAGCACTTCATACAGATTTCTTCCCTCTTCTAAAAGAGTATCCTTCCCAACTATACCCATATCTGCTGCGCCATATTCTACATAGGTGGGAACATCTCCAGGTTTTACAAGCAAAAACCTCGTCTTGTTCTTTTCATCTGTTATTATTAGTTTCCTTGCGGGATTTCTGAGTTCTGAGCAGTCAAAACCCGCTTTTTCCAGCAAATCTGCCGATAACTCGCCGAGTCTTCCTTTTGATATAGCTATTGTTATATATCTCATTTTTCTCACCTCTGGTCAGGATATCTTGACTCCCTTATTAAATCTATTCTGTCATTCTGTATTTTAATTGCTTCGTTTCGGGCTCTGCAGTTTATTAGTTGGATGCAGTTTATCAATTGTAGCAAACTCGCTTCGCTCGGGGATTCAATGGGGATCATGCAATCACCCACTGAAGATGGTTGCTATTATAATTTGCATCAATTCAACTCCCTCTTATAGAAGCGAGAGACTTCTTGATGCTTGGTTAAAGAAAACTGGTACAAATAGTCATCACTTCAGTTAATGTACTACAACGTATTATTGTTTAATATACTATAGGTTAATATATTAATTATTAATATACTATGGTTTAAAATAACTTTTAACTTTTTAATTAATAAGAAAGTCTATCCATATCTGTTTCTATGATCTCACCTGTTTCAAGATTATGTACTTCAATTTTTCCATCTCCCAAAGCATATATAATTCCGCCGATTCCTTTATCCTTCGCATATTCCTTGGCCTTCTCTATTCCTTCACCCAGAATGTTTGCCTCTGTTACAATGCCCTGACTTCTTAGAGCTTCACATAATTCAAAGGCATTTTTTCTTCCTTTGTCTGTATAGCATACCAGGCTTTCAACAGATGGTGTCTTAAAA
This genomic window contains:
- the hisD gene encoding histidinol dehydrogenase, yielding MIKIIDAIKEAELLEMLVSRSQLEDKEVLSRVESIINNVKENGDQAILEYTRKFDNLDLPPERIRVADNEIQEAYKNTDKKLVEVIKKAKKNIENFHMKQKQNSWFSTEAKGILLGQMFRPLKNVGVYVPGGTAALISSVLMNVIPAKTAGVKKIVMTTPPGKGGVINPAMLVAASEAGVDEIYRIGGAQAIAAMAFGTETVSKVDKIVGPGNIYVATAKKMVYGYCDIDMFAGPSEIMIIADALANPCYIAADLLSQAEHDVLAASILVTTSEKLAEEVQKEIERQYGYLSRKDIIKKSLETYGAIVIVQTIEQAVDIVNRAAPEHLELCVKNPFELLGSIENAGAIFLGEYSSEPLGDYFAGPNHVLPTGGTARFFSPLSLEDFMKKSSIISYSRDALKSVKDDVIRFAEAEKLDAHANAIRVRFEEIGEEGNF
- a CDS encoding tetratricopeptide repeat protein — translated: MTYLSTEKIKNIDEYRSNPGFFFRAGLRYISKNKPLQALNFLAKAVEKEPYNADYLFNLACVYAELKNIKESNNILLNIIKNIDPTIAECYFGIACNYFDSGDFNKAREYFEKYIESDSFGEFANESYEVLYYLDVYGEGKRRVNRKKTTAKLINEGMTLVREGNYKKAYCKFDKAVEIDPMAIYQRNYLSLMCFLNGEIERAVSVSKSVLKVEFESPLAHFCLLMYYAYLNNSALIKKQLRIIYSLKAIKKRTFFSELKQFLSVISDNDIISDNLKQFLTTVLKSRDMEELGNLSLHDDIDDNVVRIKK
- the hisA gene encoding 1-(5-phosphoribosyl)-5-[(5-phosphoribosylamino)methylideneamino]imidazole-4-carboxamide isomerase is translated as MVIYPAIDIKDGKCVRLIQGRFDDATVYSDNPVDIALKWEKMGAEYLHVVDLDGARTGEIKNLEIIREMAYKLQIPLQTGGGIRTMETIQKVLNIGVRRVILGTAAVSNRKLVEEAVNLYGSRVAIGIDARDGKVAIEGWEKTSQLNSVDFAKKMQDIGVKTIIYTDISRDGMLKGPNLKAMEEMAKELDIEVIASGGVGSPKDVDDLKKTGVDGVIIGKALYTGAVDLREILKRNKDGI
- the hisB gene encoding imidazoleglycerol-phosphate dehydratase HisB, which translates into the protein MERKVEITRKTNETNISLRINIDGIGNSSIKTGIGFLDHMLSLFARHGFFDLEVRAEGDLEVDSHHTVEDIGIVLGQAIKKALGNKESIKRYGTAYVPMDESLALVVLDLSDRPFLVFDIPHVIEKIGDMETELVEEFFRAVAFNGGITLHIKGLYGSNSHHIIEGLFKAFGRALDEATQFDQRIQGVMSTKGIL
- a CDS encoding histidinol-phosphate transaminase, which translates into the protein MSIYWSNVVKNINPYIPGEQPKDRKYIKLNTNENPYPPSERVIQAMKDAANSDIRLYPDPECYELREVIASYFNLNIENVYAGNGSDELLAFSFLAFFNPDRPILFPDVTYTFYPVYADLFNIKYETVRLDEEFSIPVELFFRENGGIIFPNPNAPTGKDISIESIKKILDYNKNVVVIIDEAYVDFGAESTVELIKNYPNLLIIRTFSKSHSLAGLRIGFALGNEELIQGLSRIKNSINSYTIDRIAMAGAMEAIKDYEYFKSTSRKIINTRERIIVKLKELGFNVVDSKANFVFISHPVIPAVDIFNKLKERGILVRYFNKPRIDNYLRVTIGTDEQMDCFLEEVKNITVI
- a CDS encoding ATP phosphoribosyltransferase encodes the protein MRYITIAISKGRLGELSADLLEKAGFDCSELRNPARKLIITDEKNKTRFLLVKPGDVPTYVEYGAADMGIVGKDTLLEEGRNLYEVLNLNFGACKVVLAGSPNLVGKLDQLNNKRVATKYPRIAREYFQNKRKESIEVIKLNGSVELAPLVGLSEVIVDVVESGRTLKENGLVVLDTIAEVSARLVVNRVSMKMEYERISKIVDNLRAQLEKGGLNYDKNN
- a CDS encoding bifunctional phosphoribosyl-AMP cyclohydrolase/phosphoribosyl-ATP diphosphatase HisIE, coding for MNNIVKELKFGNDGLIPVVVQDFQTSEVLMVAYMNKEALDKSIETGMAHYWSRSRNKLWLKGETSGHFQYIKSISIDCDGDALLIKVEQKGGACHTGNYSCFYRNLKDGSFVEKKPHDFDAFEVYKNKSIILKELYDIIADRVVNIKPGSYTNYLLEKGIDKILKKVGEETSEVIIAAKNNSKEEIRYEIADLIYHLMVLIVERGLTLEEIFDELRSRR